One Hippopotamus amphibius kiboko isolate mHipAmp2 chromosome 12, mHipAmp2.hap2, whole genome shotgun sequence genomic window, TGTTCTCAGTAGAGTCAGAAAGTGGAGTTTACCTTTTATGGAATTAGAAAGAGTGAACTTAATCCTACATATCTAAAATGGCCATTTCTTCACTATTTTCCACTATgcaggtatgtatgtatgtatgtgtctaCCAATATCTATTGTGTTATTATGGGATTTGGAAAGATGCAGATCTATTTAGCACTACACTTACAAAAGTACATATtgctaaaaatcttttttttttaatcagtgaatAAATTACTTGGGCAGACCCTACTAAAGTGAGCAACAAAATAATCTTTCttggtttttaaatgaaaacattcacatttttcaataaattatatggtatttaaaaacattttcaaggacttccctggaggtctggtggttaagattccgtgcttccactgcaggagccTAGGGTtggatccctagtctgggaactaggatcccacatactgctcagtcaaaaaaaaaaaaaaacttttcctagGGAACCCGTGAGATGGTAAAAGGATTTTCTGTCAAATATAACTGAAGTTCACAAGATTATATTTTCTGCATTAAGTTGTTAAATATCACATCCATATTTATACGGTGTCGCCTCCATTCCtggtgatttatttttcctaaacaaaagtcaaaatatgatttttctttaaaattttttagtttaagGAGCTGCAACTAGCAAAGTGTTCAGAAGAATGGAAGTCAGAAAGACATAAAAAAGTTATCTAAATTGAATGAGAAATATACTAAATAAATGTGCTTTTATACcgctagggaaaaaaagaataaacaaggaTGACAGGGAGGCCATTGTGATTTGAATAAGCTATTGAAATTCCAtggttatgtatattttttaaattgtcctgCAATGTGTCTCTAATTTAAAACAGCACATCATTTCATTTGGTTcttgaaatagtcctccttgtcATGTCCATGAAGGCTCGCTTGACCTGTTGATTCCTTAGGCTGTAAAtaaaggggttcagcatgggagCTACTGAGGTGTTTAGCACAGCTACTCCTTTGCTCAAAGACACTCTATCCTTTGCTGAGGgtttaatatacataaaaatgcaGCTGCCATAAGAGATGGAGATGACAATCATATGAGATGAACACGTGGAAAAGGCCTTTGTCCTCTGACTGGTAGAAGGGATTCTTAAAATTGTTCTAATGATATATATGTAGGACAAAATTATCAATGCCAAAGTGAACATTAGAGTAAACACAGCACAGGAAAAGCCCAGTATCTCTAGGAATTCTGTGTCTGAACAAGAAAGTTGCAGCAGGGGAAAATAATCACAGGTAAAATGGTCGATGATATTAGACCTACAGTAATCAAGCTTTAAGAGCAACATGAGTGCAGGGAATATTATTAAGAATGAAACTAGCCATGAAGAGAAGACAAGCAGCGTGCAGACTCTGTGATTCATGATGGTCATGTAATGCAGAGGTTTGCAGATGGCAATGTAACGGTCATAGGACATGGCAGCCAGAAGGTAAAACTCAGTGACtcccaagagaatgaaaaaaaataactgagccATACAATCGTGAAAAGAAATGGTTTTGTCTCCTGAAATGATGGTGCCCAGGAACTTGGGTATACTGACAGTCGTGAAGGACACTTCTAATAGGGAGAAATTTctgaggaagaaatacatgggggTCTGGAGGTGGGGATCCAGCAGCGTCAGGGTGATAATGGTCAGGTTCCCCGTGATGCTGAGCATGTAGGTGATGAGCAGGAAGACAAGGATCACAGCCTGAAGCTGTGGGTCATCGGACAGTCCCAGGAGGACAAACTCTGTCATTTCTGTGTGGTTTCTCATTCTTCAGTTGCTTGTTTGTACCTCTCCTGCCAGGAGACCTACAGGAGAAGGCACAAGGAACAAATGTGAAGAGTGGATTGCCAAATATCCAAGTGTAGGCCTAGAGGTTGACTAAAATAGTCTGTCATTTCACCTTCAGGGGAAATTGAAAGCAAACCAATCATGACAATGGTCCTTAAGTTTCCTCTCCTTTACAGGTAAGAACTCCTTGGTTAAGGCAGGTTTCAAACTACAAATATCACAAAGCGTTTATGACAGGGATTTGTTCCTAGACTTTTCTGACTCCAAATACTACCTGTGAACTTTCAGAAACGTGCCCACCAGGTTTCTCGAGAACCACCTTTGCGCTAACGTTCCAGTCCCTACACAAGTTTCCTTCCGTGTAACTTAAAGGTTTAATTATTTTGAGAATCCTTAAAATGGGAAagatattgtaatttttttaataaaaagtgacTGTTTTACCCTTAGCCATCTATCAACTTTGGCTAACACAGCTTTTTCAATTCCTTCTATCTCATTGGAAGTCAGAAAGGCCAAAGTTGTTGTCACGGGCAGCTGCAGATTTTAGGGATAGAGGGGAGTAGGAGGTAGAAAATAATGTAAACTGAAGATTGATTACATCTGAATCCCTAACTATGTGTCATTATTATGGACTTTATTCCTATGCaatctatttctctttctatttcaaatattatttaaatattatttaaaatattattgttaatattactattattaaagaGAAAGATAAGGGCCCTTCAAGAAAGCTGATATTAATAGTATGTTTATTTGCATATGTTTTTGAA contains:
- the LOC130833156 gene encoding olfactory receptor 6C1 — translated: MRNHTEMTEFVLLGLSDDPQLQAVILVFLLITYMLSITGNLTIITLTLLDPHLQTPMYFFLRNFSLLEVSFTTVSIPKFLGTIISGDKTISFHDCMAQLFFFILLGVTEFYLLAAMSYDRYIAICKPLHYMTIMNHRVCTLLVFSSWLVSFLIIFPALMLLLKLDYCRSNIIDHFTCDYFPLLQLSCSDTEFLEILGFSCAVFTLMFTLALIILSYIYIIRTILRIPSTSQRTKAFSTCSSHMIVISISYGSCIFMYIKPSAKDRVSLSKGVAVLNTSVAPMLNPFIYSLRNQQVKRAFMDMTRRTISRTK